GACATTTGATGTAATTTCATCTTGCTTTATAGCTTTAGAAATTTCGGTATATTTTTTACCTAAAAATTCTGTTGCTATGGTTAAATTTTGTTCTTTTAAATCTAAGATATTATCTTTGTTTTCTATGATTAACTTCTTAGCCACATCTAGTTCTACAAAAGAAACATCTTGATAATGCCAAGATAGGTTAAAATCTTTATGAGAAATTTTTGCAAGATTTAGAATAGAACTAGAATTTAAATCTTGAATGGTTTTTTCAATTTTACTTTCATGAAGTTTTTCTGATGAAAAAACACCTATAAAAGGGTTGATAAATTGTGGTTTTTCGATTAGAACAACAGAAAAAACAATATATGCCAAAGCTACAATAAAAAAACGCAGGCATTTTTTACAAAAAAACATCAAACTAATAGAAGAAGCTAATAAAATATAACAACATACAATAAGAGCCTCTAAAGTTTGAAAACATAATAATAAAAATACACCATATCCCATACTCACAAATAAAAAAAATCGAGATGTGCGTAATTTAAATATGCTTTTACAAGCAATCAAAGAAACGAAAGCTATAATTATAACCGCTGCAAAAGCTAGTACAACTATAAAACCATAAACCGATTTAATAGCACCATCGTTTTGTAGCCAAAAAAGAAATGAAGCATACAATGCAATCATTACAACTGTGAAATTAAGTATTTTTAAAAAACTTGTGTGATGACTACTAGTGTTTCTATATACAAACAACAATGTAAAATTAATCCATTCGGTAAAATTATATAATTCTTCTTTTAAAAATTTTGCAGTAGTATTTTTAGAATCTATATTATCATTTATACTTGTAGCTTTTATCATAGTTTCTTTTTCTTTTGCATAAAGTTCTAGCTTATGCCATTCTTGAGCCTCTAAAATATTATTTTGGCTTATCAAAACATCTTTTATAACTCTGAAAGAATCTTTTAAATTTTTAGCATATCTTAATTTATGCTTGTTGTTGATCTGATTTATTTTTTCTTTTTCCTCGTTGTGTATATTTTCAATTTCGTTTTTATAAGTCTCATCTTGATAATTATCTTCTATATATTTTTCAACTGATTCAAAATCTAAATTATCTATATTGACATTTGTTAAATTTACAGCTTTTTGCTCTTTAAAATAACAAGCACTAAAATTTGGAGTTTTTTCAAATGTTACTCCATAAAAACAAGCTGATTTTTCAAATTTACATTCATGAAAATCAACATAATCTTTAAAATAAGAATTATTAAAATATACACTATTAACAAATTTAGAATTGTGAAAATCAACTCTTTTTTTAAATACACAATTCTTAAATATAGTGTCTTTTTCATTGTTGTAGTATTTACCATCAGGTAATGGCGTCCCTGATACAAAAAATTTAAAGTTTATCTCATCTTCAAAAACACAATTTGAAAAATCTACGCCATTAAAAAAAGCAATTTTTTTATTACTTCCATCAACTGCATGTAAAGATACTTTAGATTCAAATTTGCAATTTGAAAAAACTATTCTTTCGAAGCAGCTATAATTTATATAAACTTCTCTTTTAAAAATGCTTTTATAGTTTTTTCCTTCATAGCCATAACTATTTTTTAAATTTTCAAGCTCACTTGGGAGAATTAAAGTGGCGTCTCCTACTATTTCACAAGAAAAACAGCAAAACGATATAAAATTTTTCATTTGGTTTATTTTTTTTAATAAAATTTCATCTATATTTTCTTTTATTTGTCCTATAAAAGTATCTAATGTTAATCCAAAATTAAAATAATAAACAATGTTATTTTCTTCTTCTATTTTGTCTATAATTTTAATGCCATTAAAGTTATTTTTATGATTTTCTTCTAAAGTTTTATAAATAATATATGGATTTAATGGTTTAGCTAATTCTCCAACATCTAGCTTACCACCTAAAGATTCAAGTTTTTCTGTATTGATTTCCATAAATTTTAATATATCTAAAGAAATAGTTAGTTTTTCATCATCTAAACCCTTTATAAAAATACCACTATATGGTATTTCTAAATCAATGTTATATATATTTTCTTTCATTATTTTCCTTCAATGATTTTTATTTCTTCTTCGTTTAGGTTGTAAAGTTTATAAACGATAGAGTTTATTTTATCTTCTTGGATTTTGGTGTCTGAGTTTTTGTCTTGTTCTTTTAAAACTAAAATCTCATCGACTAAACTTACAAGCTCGTTTGCTAGTTTTTCATTTTTAGAATTTATTTTTGGTATACAAAATTTTTCTATATAAGCAGGTTTAATCCTATAAAATCCACCTCTCATCACAACGCTAGTTTTTTGCAAAAACCACCAAGTTAATGATGAATTTAAAATAGCTATTAAATACTTATAATCTAAATTTTTATATTCTTCATTTTTAACATAACCATAAATAGTTGTAGTGAAATAAAATTTTCCAAGATCATCAAAAGCAAAATGAGTATTATTACAAATATCTGGACAAAGTAATTTTTCTTTATCGAATAATGTTTGATTTTTTGGATAAATATATCTCCACCATAAATCATCATTAGACAATCTTCCATTTTCTCTTGCTCTTAAAACATTTTCACACTCTTTTAAATAACTCCAAGCTTTTGGAAATTTAGCTTTTAATTCTTTTTCATCATAAAGAGACATTTTTGCTTTAGCATTTGCATCATCTTGTTTATAATAAGGAAATAAAACCATTGAACTTGAAACAGGTTTTTCATATCTATGAAAATTATCACCCATTAAAAGTGGTTTTAAAATTTCTTTTTCTATCTCCACTTCCTTATTAAGCTCTTTAGAATATCCTTTAACTAGATTTTTATTTTCTTTGCAATCTTTTAAAAAATAAACACTATCTTTGCTTGTTTGCAAGCCTACAAAAACCCTAAATAAATCCTTTACCAATATATGTTGATTGATTTTTAAGAAAATTTCTTGATTTAAATTTTCTTCAAAACTCCAAAATGATGAAGATAATTTTTTATTGTCTATAATTTTAAAATCTTCTTCTTGTAAATTAAAAATAAAATTTGACATTTCTTCTTTTGAGTTGATATTTTTATCCGTTTGAATAAATTTCAAATGCGAAGAATTATTTTCAAACCATTGTAAAGCGGTATATGTTGAAGCATCAAAAACCTGAAATTCCCCAAAAGATATAATCTTGCTAATCTTATCTTTTGCAAATTCTCTTAAATTTAACCCAAAATCAGCATTAATCCATTTATGAGGCATTATAAAAGCAATTGCTCCTTTATTTTTTATAAGCTTAAAACATTGCTCTACAAACAAAATGTATATATCATAATTTTTACTTGCCACCTTAAAATGTTTTTTATAATACTGCGATAAATTTTTATCTAACCCTTGTATTCTTATATAAGGTGGGTTACCGATGATGAGATCAAACCCTTGAAAACTCCCGCCCTCATCAAGCACTTCACTAAATTCAAAACGCCATTCAAAAGGATTTGCACTTTCTAAGTCAAATATACTCTCATAAAGCTTTTTAAGCTTTTTAAATTCTTTCTTGGCAGCACTTTCATCAAAGTCAAATTCAAACATATTTTTAGAGAAAAATGCTCTAAAATTCTCATCTTTTTCATCTTGTACTAAAAAATCGCCGTATTTTTTAGAGTATTCATTAGCACCGTTGGTAAGTTGCTTGATCTCTTTGGCAAATTTGTCTTTTAAGCAGAAATTTTTAAAAGACTCTTTAAGGTTTTTGATCTCTTTTGCGATGAGAGTTTTATCGTTGTAAAAGCCTTCTTTGTAGTCTTTGACTATGCGTTTGTATTTATCCATGCGTTCTTTGATGTTGGGGTAGTGAGAAAGGCTTTTGTGAATTTCAAAATAACTTATAAGTGAATTTCCGCATTTTATGTTGATGTCGATATTTGGTAGGGTTTTAAGATCATGATAGTTTGTATCATCAAAGCTTTCATAAAAGCTGTGTTTTAAAAGCTCTATCCAAAGCCTTAGTTTGGTGATCTCACATGAGTTTGGGTTGATATCTACTCCAAAAAGGTTGTTTTCTATGATGTCTTTTTTACGCTCGAAAAGTTCTTTTTGACAAAGATGGGTTTTGTCTTTGTCAAAATCAGGGCGTTTATACTCTAAAAACTGGCCTTTGTGATTTTGCACTAAAATTTCATCATTTTGTACACTTAGGTAAAAGTCCTCTTCAAACAAACCAAGCTCATAATGCACCATAAGCATGGCATTTAAAGCTGAAACTAAAAAATGCCCACTTCCCACCGCAGGATCGCAAATGCGTATGGAATTTAGCAAGGCTAGTTTTTGCTCTTGAGGGATTTTTTCTTGGCGTAGCTGGGTTCTTAGCTCGCTTAGCTTGGTGGCATTTAGCTTAAAAGTATGGTTAAACTTATCAAGCACGACTTTTTCTATACTTGCTTTACACATATATGAAGTGATAAAGCTTGGAGTGTAAAAACTACCTTCTTTGTAGCCATTTAGCTTTTCAAAGACATTTCCCAAAACGCTTGAGTTGATGAGTTCTTTTTGCTTGATGAGTTCTTCGCTTTGCTCATCTGCTCCAAAGTCAAAGCTGTCTAAAAACTCAAACAAATACTCAAGCAAACCTACTTTGCCTTTTTTACTTTTGCCTTTGTCATCTTTTAACTGCGTGTGTGGGTGATACTCTAGCAAAGCATCATTTTCTAAAGTAGCGATTTCTAGTGTGGTTTTTTCGATGGCTTGTTTTTCAAAAAGTGATGAATTTAAATAAGGCAAATAGCTAAATTTACTCTGTGCTCTTGTGTGCTTTTCTTTAGCTAAGATATCAAAGAAAAGGTGTGAAAGGGTGGTGAAATTTGGAATTTTTTCATAGTTTAGAAATTTAAGGGTTTTATCATCGTTAAATCTAACCAAATTTGACTCAATAAGCTTTAAAAATAAAATACGGTTTAGCCAAAGTATGATGAATTTTAGCACCTCTTCAAAGTCATGCTTTGGAAGCTTGCTCGCTATGAGATGATAAAGTGTGCCTTGGGCTTGTTTGC
The Campylobacter sp. CNRCH_2014_0184h DNA segment above includes these coding regions:
- a CDS encoding Eco57I restriction-modification methylase domain-containing protein; protein product: MHFTLLNEKDFFNPYYRKKQITQNEFDTFSKALMQYIKRLESSQSENEDYLVANALSPFLTTLNFKTHIKTKQKGKSEIDLAIAKDELSKDLEVLIEAKKPNSKEFITHTKPNSKALHEAILYYFRNREHSFSLKFIIITDFYKFYIFKASEFEELFYKNTSFKKLFEEFQSPNSLFKGNTDEFYKEASKLIENSKESLKGFFIDLAFLKDKQKSNFKNLASIFKTFHKDFLLNEFSPNDANSLNNAFYKELLYILGLSESKQLSKFIITQSEQSKQAQGTLYHLIASKLPKHDFEEVLKFIILWLNRILFLKLIESNLVRFNDDKTLKFLNYEKIPNFTTLSHLFFDILAKEKHTRAQSKFSYLPYLNSSLFEKQAIEKTTLEIATLENDALLEYHPHTQLKDDKGKSKKGKVGLLEYLFEFLDSFDFGADEQSEELIKQKELINSSVLGNVFEKLNGYKEGSFYTPSFITSYMCKASIEKVVLDKFNHTFKLNATKLSELRTQLRQEKIPQEQKLALLNSIRICDPAVGSGHFLVSALNAMLMVHYELGLFEEDFYLSVQNDEILVQNHKGQFLEYKRPDFDKDKTHLCQKELFERKKDIIENNLFGVDINPNSCEITKLRLWIELLKHSFYESFDDTNYHDLKTLPNIDINIKCGNSLISYFEIHKSLSHYPNIKERMDKYKRIVKDYKEGFYNDKTLIAKEIKNLKESFKNFCLKDKFAKEIKQLTNGANEYSKKYGDFLVQDEKDENFRAFFSKNMFEFDFDESAAKKEFKKLKKLYESIFDLESANPFEWRFEFSEVLDEGGSFQGFDLIIGNPPYIRIQGLDKNLSQYYKKHFKVASKNYDIYILFVEQCFKLIKNKGAIAFIMPHKWINADFGLNLREFAKDKISKIISFGEFQVFDASTYTALQWFENNSSHLKFIQTDKNINSKEEMSNFIFNLQEEDFKIIDNKKLSSSFWSFEENLNQEIFLKINQHILVKDLFRVFVGLQTSKDSVYFLKDCKENKNLVKGYSKELNKEVEIEKEILKPLLMGDNFHRYEKPVSSSMVLFPYYKQDDANAKAKMSLYDEKELKAKFPKAWSYLKECENVLRARENGRLSNDDLWWRYIYPKNQTLFDKEKLLCPDICNNTHFAFDDLGKFYFTTTIYGYVKNEEYKNLDYKYLIAILNSSLTWWFLQKTSVVMRGGFYRIKPAYIEKFCIPKINSKNEKLANELVSLVDEILVLKEQDKNSDTKIQEDKINSIVYKLYNLNEEEIKIIEGK
- a CDS encoding pentapeptide repeat-containing protein, coding for MKENIYNIDLEIPYSGIFIKGLDDEKLTISLDILKFMEINTEKLESLGGKLDVGELAKPLNPYIIYKTLEENHKNNFNGIKIIDKIEEENNIVYYFNFGLTLDTFIGQIKENIDEILLKKINQMKNFISFCCFSCEIVGDATLILPSELENLKNSYGYEGKNYKSIFKREVYINYSCFERIVFSNCKFESKVSLHAVDGSNKKIAFFNGVDFSNCVFEDEINFKFFVSGTPLPDGKYYNNEKDTIFKNCVFKKRVDFHNSKFVNSVYFNNSYFKDYVDFHECKFEKSACFYGVTFEKTPNFSACYFKEQKAVNLTNVNIDNLDFESVEKYIEDNYQDETYKNEIENIHNEEKEKINQINNKHKLRYAKNLKDSFRVIKDVLISQNNILEAQEWHKLELYAKEKETMIKATSINDNIDSKNTTAKFLKEELYNFTEWINFTLLFVYRNTSSHHTSFLKILNFTVVMIALYASFLFWLQNDGAIKSVYGFIVVLAFAAVIIIAFVSLIACKSIFKLRTSRFFLFVSMGYGVFLLLCFQTLEALIVCCYILLASSISLMFFCKKCLRFFIVALAYIVFSVVLIEKPQFINPFIGVFSSEKLHESKIEKTIQDLNSSSILNLAKISHKDFNLSWHYQDVSFVELDVAKKLIIENKDNILDLKEQNLTIATEFLGKKYTEISKAIKQDEITSNVIKSTSVLYSIILLLCIFSLQKTARKNSIMPS